A genomic region of Synechococcus sp. NOUM97013 contains the following coding sequences:
- the psbA gene encoding photosystem II q(b) protein gives MATAIRSGRRSGWENFCQWVTDTNNRIYVGWFGVLMIPCLLAATICFIIAFIAAPAVDIDGIREPVAGSLIYGNNIISGAVVPSSNAIGLHFYPIWEAASLDEWLYNGGPYQLVVFHFLIGISAYMGRQWELSYRLGMRPWICVAYSAPLSAAMAVFLVYPFGQGSFSDGMPLGISGTFNFMLVFQAEHNILMHPFHMLGVAGVFGGSLFSAMHGSLVTSSLVRETTESESQNYGYKFGQEEETYNIVAAHGYFGRLIFQYASFNNSRSLHFFLAAWPVVGIWFTSMGISTMAFNLNGFNFNQSILDAQGRVLPTWADVLNRANLGMEVMHERNAHNFPLDLAAAETTPVALQAPAIG, from the coding sequence ATGGCTACTGCAATTCGCAGCGGTCGCCGCAGCGGCTGGGAAAACTTCTGTCAGTGGGTCACCGACACCAACAACCGCATTTATGTGGGTTGGTTCGGCGTGCTGATGATTCCCTGCCTGCTCGCAGCCACCATCTGTTTCATCATCGCGTTCATCGCTGCTCCCGCAGTTGATATTGATGGAATCCGTGAGCCCGTCGCCGGCTCCCTGATCTACGGCAACAACATCATCTCCGGTGCTGTTGTGCCCTCCTCGAACGCCATCGGCCTTCACTTCTATCCCATCTGGGAAGCTGCCTCTCTCGACGAGTGGCTGTACAACGGCGGTCCTTACCAGCTGGTTGTTTTCCACTTCCTGATCGGTATTTCGGCCTACATGGGTCGTCAGTGGGAGCTCTCCTACCGCCTCGGCATGCGCCCCTGGATCTGCGTTGCCTACAGCGCACCTCTGTCAGCTGCCATGGCTGTGTTCCTGGTGTACCCCTTCGGCCAGGGTTCTTTCTCTGACGGCATGCCCCTGGGCATCTCTGGCACCTTCAACTTCATGTTGGTGTTCCAGGCTGAGCACAACATCCTGATGCACCCCTTCCACATGCTGGGTGTTGCAGGTGTGTTCGGTGGATCCCTGTTCTCCGCCATGCACGGCTCCCTGGTGACCTCCTCCCTGGTGCGTGAAACCACCGAGAGCGAGTCCCAGAACTACGGCTACAAGTTCGGCCAAGAGGAAGAGACCTACAACATCGTGGCTGCCCACGGTTACTTCGGTCGCCTGATCTTCCAATACGCCTCCTTCAACAACAGCCGCAGCCTTCACTTCTTCCTGGCTGCCTGGCCCGTTGTCGGCATCTGGTTTACCTCCATGGGCATCAGCACCATGGCGTTCAACCTGAACGGTTTCAACTTCAACCAGTCCATCCTTGATGCGCAAGGACGGGTGCTTCCCACCTGGGCTGATGTGCTGAACCGCGCCAACCTCGGCATGGAAGTGATGCACGAGCGCAATGCTCATAACTTCCCCCTCGACCTGGCTGCTGCTGAGACCACTCCTGTGGCTCTGCAAGCTCCCGCCATCGGTTGA